In Cervus elaphus chromosome 24, mCerEla1.1, whole genome shotgun sequence, a single genomic region encodes these proteins:
- the SMIM4 gene encoding small integral membrane protein 4 isoform X3 gives MSGMFTRAQVRRVLQRVPGKQRFGVYRFLPFFFVLGGTMEWIMIKVRVGQETFYDVYRRKASERQYQRRLQDASETELQQSVKL, from the exons ATGTCCGGCATGTTTACCAGGGCCCAGGTGAGGCGGGTTCTGCAGCGGGTGCCCGGGAAGCAGAGATTCGGCGTCTACAGGTTTCTGCCCTTCTTTTTTGTCCTCGGAGGAACGATGGAATGGATCATGATTAAAGTGCGCGTGGGCCAGGAGACCTTTT ATGACGTCTACCGCAGAAAAGCCTCAGAAAGACAGTATCAGAGAAGGCTGCAAGATGCATCAGAGACTGAACTTCAGCAGTCAGTAAA
- the SMIM4 gene encoding small integral membrane protein 4 isoform X1 encodes MSGMFTRAQVRRVLQRVPGKQRFGVYRFLPFFFVLGGTMEWIMIKVRVGQETFYDVYRRKASERQYQRRLQDASETELQQSVNGHVWM; translated from the exons ATGTCCGGCATGTTTACCAGGGCCCAGGTGAGGCGGGTTCTGCAGCGGGTGCCCGGGAAGCAGAGATTCGGCGTCTACAGGTTTCTGCCCTTCTTTTTTGTCCTCGGAGGAACGATGGAATGGATCATGATTAAAGTGCGCGTGGGCCAGGAGACCTTTT ATGACGTCTACCGCAGAAAAGCCTCAGAAAGACAGTATCAGAGAAGGCTGCAAGATGCATCAGAGACTGAACTTCAGCAGTCAGTAAA tggtcatgtatggatgtga
- the SMIM4 gene encoding small integral membrane protein 4 isoform X2 has protein sequence MSGMFTRAQVRRVLQRVPGKQRFGVYRFLPFFFVLGGTMEWIMIKVRVGQETFYDVYRRKASERQYQRRLQDASETELQQSVKGPS, from the exons ATGTCCGGCATGTTTACCAGGGCCCAGGTGAGGCGGGTTCTGCAGCGGGTGCCCGGGAAGCAGAGATTCGGCGTCTACAGGTTTCTGCCCTTCTTTTTTGTCCTCGGAGGAACGATGGAATGGATCATGATTAAAGTGCGCGTGGGCCAGGAGACCTTTT ATGACGTCTACCGCAGAAAAGCCTCAGAAAGACAGTATCAGAGAAGGCTGCAAGATGCATCAGAGACTGAACTTCAGCAGTCAGTAAA